The DNA window GGGCCGTCTTCACCCAGACCGATGGAGTCGTGGGTGTAAACCTGAATATTTTGCACCTTCATCAGCGCCGCCATACGCATGGCGTTGCGGGCGTACTCCATGAACATCAGGAAGGTTGCGCCGTAGGGCACAAAACCACCGTGCAGGGCGATACCGTTGATGATGGCGGTCATACCGAACTCACGCACACCGTAGTGCAGGTAGTTGCCGCTGGCATCATCAGCCGTGATGGACTTGGAAGCCGAGTACATGGTCAGGTTGGATGGCGCCAGGTCGGCACTGCCACCCAGGAATTCCGGCAGCATGGCACCGAAGGCTTCCAGGGCGTTTTGTGACGCTTTACGGGAAGCGATATTGGCAGGAGTGGCCTGCAGCTTCTCGATATAGGCCTGAGCTTCGATTTGGAAGTTGGCCGGCAGTTCGCCCTTGATACGGCGCTCAAACTCGGCAGCCAGCTCTGGGTAGGCGGCAGCGTAGGCCGCGAACTTGGCATCCCAGTTTTTCTCGGCGGCTGTTCCCGCTTCCTTGGCATCCCAGGCGGCATAGATGTCGGCAGGGATTACAAATGGGTCGTGCTTCCAGCCCAGGAACTCACGGGCAGCAGCGATTTCGGCATCGCCCAGTGGTGCGCCGTGGCAGTCGTGTGAACCTGACTTGTTGGGAGAGCCGTAACCGATAATGGTCTTGCAGCAGATGAGCGATGGACGGGGATCGGCCTTGGCCGCCTCGATGGCTGCATTGATGGCGCCAGCATCGTGACCGTCAACACCGGCAACCACGTGCCAGCCATAGGACTCGAAACGCTTGACAGTGTCATCGGTGAACCAGCCTTCCACGTGACCGTCGATGGAAATGCCGTTGTCATCCCAGAAGGCGATCAGTTTGCCCAGACCCAAAGTGCCGGCCAGGGAACAGGCCTCGTGGGAGATACCTTCCATCAGACAACCGTCGCCCATGAACACATAGGTGAAGTGGTCGACTATGTCGTGACCGTCGCGGTTGAATTGGGCCGCCAGGGTCTTCTCGGCAATGGCCATACCCACGGCGTTGGTGATGCCCTGACCTAGGGGACCTGTGGTGGTTTCAATGCCGGGGGCATAACCGTATTCAGGGTGGCCCGGGGTACGGGAGTGCAGCTGACGGAACTGCTTGAGATCTTCGATGCCCAGATCGTAACCGGCCAGATGCAGCAGTGAATAGTGCAGCATGGAACCATGGCCATTGGAGAGCACAAAACGGTCGCGGTCGGCCCACTGTGGATTGGTGGGGTTGTGTTTCAGATGATCGCGCCAAAGGACTTCGGCAATATCGGCCATCCCCATGGGGGCACCTGGGTGACCGGAATTGGCTTTCTGCACTGCGTCCATGCTCAGGGCACGGATGGCGTTAGCGAGTTCTTTACGGGAAGACATGCTCTCTCCTGCTGGTTTTGAGGCTTTAAGGGCAATTGGGTGGCATATTTTCCCTTAACTGCGGACAGGGCGCAAATTTAAATTGGCCCCAGCCCAAGGGCCTGGAATCCCGACCCTTTTTCCAGGCGTTCAAGGCTGATTTCAGACTGGAACACTCAGTTTACAATTCTGCGCCAATGGGCGGTGAAAATAGCGCCAAAGCCGTGATTGTCCGGCGGATGGTCACAATATGACGGAAATTTTGCACAAAGCGGGTGATCGCGGCCCCGATTTCAACTAAAATGGCCGTCTAGATGTAGATGCTGCTACACGTTTTTACGTTAAACGACGAGATTTTCCTAACATGGCAAAACACTTGTTTACCTCTGAGTCGGTCTCAGAAGGTCATCCCGATAAAATTGCGGATCAGATTTCCGACGCGGTACTGGACGCCATTCTGGCCCAGGACCCCAAGGCCCGCGTGGCCTGTGAAACCTATGTCAAGACCGGCATGGTACTTGTGGGTGGCGAAGTCACCACCTCTGCCTGGGTCGACATTGAAGAACTGACCCGCAAAACAGTGCGCGAAATCGGCTACACCCATTCAGACATGGGTTTCGATGCCGACTCCTGCGCCGTGCTCAATGCCATAGGCAAGCAATCCCCCGACATCAACCAGGGTGTTGATCGCGCCGATCCCAAAGAACAGGGTGCAGGTGACCAGGGTCTGATGTTCGGCTATGCCAGCAATGAAACCGATGTGCTGATGCCTGCGCCCATCACCTACGCCCACGCACTGGTGAAGCGTCAATCAGAAGTGCGCAAGGACGGAACCCTGTCCTGGCTGCGTCCCGATGCCAAGTCCCAGGTGACCTTCGCCTATGACCAGGGCAAGATTGTCGGCATCGACGCCGTGGTACTGTCTACCCAGCATTGCGACAGCGTATCCCAGGCCGATTTGATCGAAGGCGTGATGGAAACCATCATCAAACCGGTACTGCCTGCCCAGTGGCTGAACAAGGACACCAAGTTCTTTATCAACCCAACCGGTCGTTTCGTTATCGGTGGTCCTATGGGTGACTGCGGTCTGACCGGTCGCAAGATCATTGTGGACACCTACGGCGGCATGGCCCGTCACGGTGGTGGCGCCTTCTCGGGCAAGGATCCGTCCAAGGTTGACCGCTCAGCCGCATACGCCGCCCGCTACGTGGCCAAGAACATTGTTGCCGCCGGTCTGGCCGAGCGCTGCGAACTGCAGGTGTCCTACGCCATCGGTGTAGCCGAACCAACCTCCATCAGCCTGGAGACTTTCGGTACTTCCAGACTCGACGAAGACAAGCTGATCCAGCTGGTTCGCCGTCACTTCGATCTGCGTCCTTATGGCCTGACCGAAATGCTGAATCTGGCTCGTCCAATCTACCAGGCCACTGCCGCCTACGGTCACTTCGGCCGTAACGAGTTCCCCTGGGAACAGACAGACAAGGCAGAAGCCCTGCGTGCCGACGCCGGCCTCTAAGGTCCGCCAAGCACAAAAAAACCGCCTCAGGGCGGTTTTTTATTGGCTGGTTCAAACAGGCCTTTGCCCGGGATCAGAGATGATCGAAATGGGCATGCTGGATGGTTAAAAAGGCCAACTGGCTTTCCGCCACCGGCACCAGGGCCAGGGATTCAAGTTCACTCCAGCCCTCATCGGATACCAGTGGCACCAGTTCGGCGCTGGTGCGTGTCACCACACCACAATCAAGCAACCAGTCGTCCCCCTCAAGCAAGTAATGACGCTTGCCATCAGAGGCCTTGGCCTCAAAAGCCCGGCACTCTATGCCCTGATGGTACAGGGTCGAGAAACAGAACCTCAGGTTGTCAAAGGGGCTCAATCTCAGCCCGGCCCAAGGTTGCAGCGCCAGGGGTAATAATTCAGCGCTCATGACCTGCTCTCATTACTTGAATTCAGGCTTCGCGCCAGCAGGTAAAAATCCCGCCCTTCAAAGCCAAACAGATCCAGCACCTGCATCCCGGCCTTGCCGGTGTGCGCTGCAAAGGAACGCTCATTGTCCTCGGCGATAAAGGTCACAGCATGGCTGAAGCGCTCGGCCAACCTGGGCCAGAGAGCATCCTCCAGAAGTTGGAATACCCCAGTGCCACGAGCCGCCGGACTGACCCAGATGGGTCCATATTGGCAGCTGCGTTCAAAACCGCCCAAACGTTGCAATTGTTTGCCAATGGCACCATAGATGTGCCTGTTTCCGTAAAAGCGCCAGTCCGCCGCCATCACATAGCCCAGGATCTCCTCACCTTCGATAGCCACCAGCAGTTGCTGCTTGGTGGCAAGTTCGGTCAGGGCCCGGATATCAAAGCCCTCCCCCTGGAGATTTCCACGGTCTGAACTCAGTTCATCGGCAAGGTGCAGCTGTTCCAGCTGGGCGATTTGGCTGATGTCGGTGGCGGTAGCGGTGCGGATCTGCGGCACAAGGACTCCGGATAGTCAAAGAAGCAAAGGCTGATTTATCACTGCATTAGGGCGGTAGAGTTGCGAATTCGCCTTACTGCACCCACACTTTACCACAGACCGCAGCCCCAAACCGGAAGCTTTTATGTTGCCCGACACAGTCAACCCGGATGTCAGCCTGCTTGAGAGCGATGCCCCTCAGGTTAACCTGGTGCGCTGGATGCACCAGTGTGAGCTGGTTAAGCGCTATTACCAGGCCGACTATGTATTTGTCATGCAAAAAACCAAGCTGGGTTACGAGGTGTTGGTCAGCGCCATCGCCCGGGTCCCCAAATTCACCTCGGGCCAGGTATTTGGCAAGGAATTCAGCCTGTTCGATGCCTTGATTAGTTCACCGCCCGACGGTCTGTCACTCAACCTCAGCCGCTACAGCAAGGAAGAACTGCCCAAGGAATTCGACGGTTGCCTGGGCCTGCTGAGTCGTCCCCTGCTGTGGCCCGACGGCACCCTGTTCGGCTGCATGTGCATACTCAATCATCATCCGATGGAAAATGCCGGCCTGAACGGCCTGATGCTGGAGCCGTTCCAAATCCTGCTGCAACAGGATCTGGCACTGCTGTGTCAGAGTCACCGCATTGAATCCCTGTCGATGCGCGATCGGGACACCGGCATGCTCAATCATTACGGTTTTATCATGATGGCACCACGGCAACTCAATCTGGGACGCCGTTTCGGGGCCCATGCCGGGATACTGTTTTTCGAACTGCTGGGCAATGATGGCGCCACCCATGAAGAAATCGAAAAGAACAACCGCCTGCTGGGCAACATAGTGCAAAGCACCATACGCACCGCCGATATTGCCGCCCATTTCAGCCCGTCGGAGTTTGTGGTGCTGGCCTTTGTCGATGCCGAGCGGGATTTGATGCACATAGTCAATAGAGTCGATCGCCAATTGAAGCAACAAAGTGACAATGTGGGTTTGGACTACTCATTCCGTTACTTCACCCCGGACTCCACCGCAAAGCTGGCCCCCATGCTGGCCATGGCCCGGGAGGACTTGCAGTCACACCGGCGTCGCCAAGCCGAATTGGCCAATACCAGTGACGATGAGGAAGCCGGTGATTGAGCTTTTCGGGTGTTGCCCTTTGATCCAACAAAATAATGACATTTTTTTTACATTCGCAATCCGTTATGCTTGGGCCGAACAAGAATAACGATAAGCAGGACTTCCATGTCGGCAACTTTACACCTGAGAGACACCTGGCTCACCAGCCAATCACACCCCGCCATCAGCCTGAGCCGTTGGCAGCAACACACTGAATTGCTTTGCCAATTGTTTAAGGCTGAGACCTGCCTGATAGTGCAGCATCTGGATGAACAGGCGCACATAGTCACAGTGAAGCAACAGCAGGAACGTTGGACTGC is part of the Shewanella cyperi genome and encodes:
- the tkt gene encoding transketolase, which encodes MSSRKELANAIRALSMDAVQKANSGHPGAPMGMADIAEVLWRDHLKHNPTNPQWADRDRFVLSNGHGSMLHYSLLHLAGYDLGIEDLKQFRQLHSRTPGHPEYGYAPGIETTTGPLGQGITNAVGMAIAEKTLAAQFNRDGHDIVDHFTYVFMGDGCLMEGISHEACSLAGTLGLGKLIAFWDDNGISIDGHVEGWFTDDTVKRFESYGWHVVAGVDGHDAGAINAAIEAAKADPRPSLICCKTIIGYGSPNKSGSHDCHGAPLGDAEIAAAREFLGWKHDPFVIPADIYAAWDAKEAGTAAEKNWDAKFAAYAAAYPELAAEFERRIKGELPANFQIEAQAYIEKLQATPANIASRKASQNALEAFGAMLPEFLGGSADLAPSNLTMYSASKSITADDASGNYLHYGVREFGMTAIINGIALHGGFVPYGATFLMFMEYARNAMRMAALMKVQNIQVYTHDSIGLGEDGPTHQPVEQMASLRMTPNMSTWRPCDQVESAVAWKYAIERKDGPTSLIFSRQNLAQMPRTAEQLANVNKGAYVLVDSAAAPELIIIATGSEVELAVKAQAELTAKGKQVRVVSMPCTDLFDKQDAAYKEAVLPASVTKRIAVEAGIADYWYKYVGLNGRIIGMTTFGESAPANQLFEMFGFTTAKVVAAAEELLA
- the metK gene encoding methionine adenosyltransferase translates to MAKHLFTSESVSEGHPDKIADQISDAVLDAILAQDPKARVACETYVKTGMVLVGGEVTTSAWVDIEELTRKTVREIGYTHSDMGFDADSCAVLNAIGKQSPDINQGVDRADPKEQGAGDQGLMFGYASNETDVLMPAPITYAHALVKRQSEVRKDGTLSWLRPDAKSQVTFAYDQGKIVGIDAVVLSTQHCDSVSQADLIEGVMETIIKPVLPAQWLNKDTKFFINPTGRFVIGGPMGDCGLTGRKIIVDTYGGMARHGGGAFSGKDPSKVDRSAAYAARYVAKNIVAAGLAERCELQVSYAIGVAEPTSISLETFGTSRLDEDKLIQLVRRHFDLRPYGLTEMLNLARPIYQATAAYGHFGRNEFPWEQTDKAEALRADAGL
- a CDS encoding GNAT family N-acetyltransferase — translated: MPQIRTATATDISQIAQLEQLHLADELSSDRGNLQGEGFDIRALTELATKQQLLVAIEGEEILGYVMAADWRFYGNRHIYGAIGKQLQRLGGFERSCQYGPIWVSPAARGTGVFQLLEDALWPRLAERFSHAVTFIAEDNERSFAAHTGKAGMQVLDLFGFEGRDFYLLARSLNSSNESRS
- a CDS encoding GGDEF domain-containing protein, which codes for MLPDTVNPDVSLLESDAPQVNLVRWMHQCELVKRYYQADYVFVMQKTKLGYEVLVSAIARVPKFTSGQVFGKEFSLFDALISSPPDGLSLNLSRYSKEELPKEFDGCLGLLSRPLLWPDGTLFGCMCILNHHPMENAGLNGLMLEPFQILLQQDLALLCQSHRIESLSMRDRDTGMLNHYGFIMMAPRQLNLGRRFGAHAGILFFELLGNDGATHEEIEKNNRLLGNIVQSTIRTADIAAHFSPSEFVVLAFVDAERDLMHIVNRVDRQLKQQSDNVGLDYSFRYFTPDSTAKLAPMLAMAREDLQSHRRRQAELANTSDDEEAGD